The nucleotide sequence CTTGGCATTCAGTTGCCAGTCGATACTCTGTTGCGCGTTCAAGGTCTGGCTCACTGCCAGGCTGAAGCGGTTGAGGCGACGGCCGTCTCGGCGGTCGGCGCCAACGGCATCGCTGTCAAAGCCATCGTCCTGTTGCCCGGACAGCGACAGGCGCAGATCGCCGGTTTCCCAGCCCACGCCCTGGCTGGCATAAAAGTCATTGATACCGCGCTCACCGCGAATCACCTTCACCCGTGAGCCATGGCTGTTGGCCGGTGAGCGCGTGAGGATATTGACCACCGCCATCAAGGCATTCGCCCCGTAGCTGACGGTGTTGGGGCCGCGGAAGACCTCGATGCGCTCGATGTCTTCCATCGCCACCGGAATGTCGCTCCAGTCCACCGTGGCCAGGCCGGCGCGGTACACCGAACGCCCGTCGATCAACACCTGCATGCGTCGCGCATCGCTGGCGCTGGTGCCGTGGTAGTTCACCGCCGCCTGGTTGCCGGTGGTGTAGCCGACCATCATCCCCGGCACCAGGCGCAGCAGCTCGCTGATATCCCTTGCGCCGCTGGCCTTGATCAACTCGCTGTCGATCACGGTCATGCTGCCCGGCACGGCGGCGGCCGATTGCTTGAGGCGCGTGGCGGTCAAGACCTGCGGCAGCGGCTGGCTGTCGAGGAACAGGTCGTCAGCCAGCGCAGGTGCACTGCACAACAGCATAAGCAGTAGAGATGAACGGGAAGGAGGGCCCAAATACACGACATGGCCTTGATAGTGACGGATAGCCGTCCATGTTAACCGAGGCGAGGCTATTTGCCAGTCGCCGCCCTTGCAATTCCGTCCCACAGGCGTGGCATTTCCCGACAGGCCCACGATTTGATACGGGGGCTGGCCGCAAGCGGGTCGCCCCGTATAATGCCGCCATCGCCACTGGTATGGATTAACGGATTGCATATGACTGAACAGCGCCCTATTGCGGTCCTGGGAGGCGGAAGTTTTGGTACCGCCGTGGCTAACCTGCTGGCCGAGAACGGTCATGCGGTGCGCCAGTGGATGCGCGATCCCGAGCAGGCCGAGGCCATTCGCGTACACCGCGAAAACCCGCGTTACCTTAAAGGCATCAAGATTCATCCGGCGGTCGAGCCGGTCACCGACCTGTTGGCCACCCTGGCGGACTGCGACCTGTGCTTTGTTGCGCTGCCTTCCAGCGCCTTGCGCGCGGTGCTGGCGCCCCATGCCGAGCGCCTGGCGGGCAAGCTGCTGGTCAGCCTGACCAAGGGCATCGAGGCGCAGACCTTCAAGTTGATGAGCGAAATCCTCGCCGAGATCGCCCCCCAGGCGCGCATTGGCGTGCTGTCCGGGCCGAACCTGGCGCGGGAAGTCGCCGAGCACGCGCTGACCGCCACGGTGATCGCCAGCGAGGATGAGGCGTTGTGCGAGCGCGTCCAGGCGGTGCTGCATGGCCGGACCTTCCGCGTGTACGCCAGTGGCGACCGCTTTGGCGTGGAACTGGGCGGGGCGCTGAAAAACGTCTACGCGATCATCGCCGGCATGGCGGTGGCGCTGGGCATGGGCGAAAACACCAAGAGCATGCTGATTACCCGTGCCCTGGCGGAAATGACCCGCTTCGCGGTGAACCAGGGCGCCAACCCCATGACCTTCCTGGGCCTGGCCGGCGTGGGCGACTTGATCGTCACCTGCTCGTCGCCGAAAAGCCGCAACTACCAGGTGGGTTTCGCCCTGGGCCAGGGCCTGAGCCTGGAAGACGCGGTGACGCGCCTGGGTG is from Pseudomonas marginalis and encodes:
- a CDS encoding NAD(P)H-dependent glycerol-3-phosphate dehydrogenase is translated as MTEQRPIAVLGGGSFGTAVANLLAENGHAVRQWMRDPEQAEAIRVHRENPRYLKGIKIHPAVEPVTDLLATLADCDLCFVALPSSALRAVLAPHAERLAGKLLVSLTKGIEAQTFKLMSEILAEIAPQARIGVLSGPNLAREVAEHALTATVIASEDEALCERVQAVLHGRTFRVYASGDRFGVELGGALKNVYAIIAGMAVALGMGENTKSMLITRALAEMTRFAVNQGANPMTFLGLAGVGDLIVTCSSPKSRNYQVGFALGQGLSLEDAVTRLGEVAEGVNTLKVLKAKAQEVGVYMPLVAGLHAILFEGRTLNQVIELLMRAEPKTDVDFISTSGFN